The sequence GTCTTTGAACAGGGACCAGCATACATTCATCCCATCTCCTCGAACTGAGAATCTATGGACATTAATAGGATTTGCTTATGTTTAATTGTTGTGTAGCCCGACTTTAACTAGTGTCCACTTCGCTAAAACCCAGTTCTATAGCCcactctacaaattcattgtttctggGCTCTTTGGTCCAGGACCCCATACCTGTTGGGCCTGGGCTCCAAATTGTGAACCtacaaaaataaacataaaatatgcctataaatcaataaaatatatctAGAGATCTATATCAGTTAATTAATTGTCATATTTCCATCATTTCAGTGtcttaatttttcaagaatGGCTATGTTGAGGAGCTTCAGCCTTTTATCAATCATGGCTCTCAGCTGGCTGCACTTGACTACATTGTATCTGTTGAAAGCGATGTATTTATTCCATCATACTCTTGGAACATGGCAAAAGCAGTTGAAGGCCATCGTCGTTCTCTTGGACATAGGAAAACAATAGTTCCTCTCTGGCAAGACAGTTTCTTTTTTGGAGTTATTCTAGGATTACATAACTTTCTATCCACTATGCATACTTCCATcaatttctatatataattaattgtaGTTCTTGTTCTTCTCTTTGTCCATCAGGAAAACTATTGTTCGTCTGTTTGACAAACTTGAGAATGCATCTCtgtaagaaaggaaaaatatttcaagtCAAATTATTGATGCACATAAAAAGCGGTATGTACTCGGTTTTATAATTATCAGTGGCTACATTTTAGACAACGGATTTACTATTTGTTCTTTTGGTAGTATATCTTGATCCTTGACTGCCAATCCATGGTTCTCCTTTGGGGATCAGTCTAAGAACCCTTTTGATACATCTTACATATATTTCATTAGCAATTTcctacccctctctcaagtggAACTTGCATATGCAAGTCATTACCTGGAGTGGTTAAGAGCAGAAGCCTGGGGACACTCATATTCAAGTCATTCCCATTCTTTTTCCCCCATCCTCTTTAAACTGCTGTTACTGTGATTATGGAAGAATATAATTTTGGAGATTCGTTGGATTTACGTGGAGAACtagatggatttttttttttcatttgtttgaaGAATATAAGAGGGAAGAGGGGGCACCAAAGAAGAATTGCCCGGTTTACCAGAATATATTTTGGCCCACAGGAAACCGGGCAATTCTTCTTTGGTGCCCCCTCTTCCCTTTTATTCTGATGTTTGACACTATGGAGGagaaatattttccattttctaGATAGTTTATGTCATGATAAATCATATGCACCTGGCTTTACATagatgtgttttttgttttctacaTTGCTTGCTCAAGCAAGGGTCACCGAGGAAGAGAAAAGACCCCATTTATGGAACAAGGGGCATGGACAGATTCCGTTCTGAAGAATCCTTTTACACAAACCCTAAACCAGAGTGTTTATGTCAGAGGGAAACACCAAATGCGAACACCTCTCACATTATCAGGTAGATCAGATTGTGCAGaacaatttttcttcaaaatgatTCCTATGCTGATGCAGTGGTGGCACATTGCGATCCATATAATTTGTTGGAGAAATACAAGCTGGTGGTAGTGCTTCCATTATACGCATAGGGATCCGGCGTGTATATCTCGGGCGTAAAGAAAGCTGGGGGGCGATATTGTAAAATACAGATGAAGAGAACAATTGCATTAGGGTGCACAGCAGGGACTGATCACCAAAGACAGGGCCTTCCAAGCACCATTTTTTTGCTTGGAGTTCGCcaggttattaaaaaaaaaaaaaaagagttgcaTAGAGAATTCATTGAGATACCATACTTTGTTTCTGCTTTGTTAGGAATAAAGTACACTTTTCATGTATGTAGTATTTCATTCGTAGGCATTGAACACAATAAAGAATtagatttttcctttctttactTCGCAGTCATTCCTGGCACTCAACTCATTATAGTTTGTATTTTAGCCTGAGTTTTAgggattttttagaaaataacaacaaaacccaaacaatatcattagttagGAAACGTTTTAAACTATTTTGATTTCTAGCAATTCGAGTGAAGAGGGGTcgatttctgggttttgctCTCAATTAGTGGAGTGGCCACGTAGGCAGAAATCGAGTTCAAAGCTGTCGGTTTGTAAGCTTAGAAAACGAGTTCAAAGGACTCGATTTCCAGGCTTGAAAAACGAGTTCAAACGACTCAATTTATAGGCTTGAAAACCGAGTCCTTTGAACTCGTTTTTCAAGCCTGGAAACCGACAGCTGAACTCGGTTTCTTTGTGTGCAAATGTCGTTCCAACtcaataaaaacaagaaaaaatgaatgcaaTTGGATCAGAAGGTGCAGGGAAAAGGACGGAGCTGCAGAGAGGCGACGGCGACGGAGAAGGACGGAGTTGCAGAGACGGAATGAGTGAGAGAGACGGAACGGCGACGGAGAAGGACGGAGCTGCAGAGAGGGCGACGGCGACGGAGAAGGACGGAGTTGCAAAGAGGAACCGGATCAAAGAGCGGACCTCCGACGCCGTTCCGTCTCTGCAGCTCCGTCCTTCTCCGTCGTCGTTCCGTCTCTCTCAATCATTCCGTCTCTACAACTCCGTCCTTCTCCGTCGCCGTCGCCTCTCTGCAGCTCCGTCCTTTTCCCTGCACCTTCTGATCCAAttgcattcattttttcttgtttttattgaGTTGGAATGACATTGCACACAAAGAAACCGAGTTCAGCTGTCGGTTTCCAGGCttgaaaaacaagttcaaaGGACTCGGTTTTCAAGCCTGTAAACCGAGTCGTTTGAACTCGTTTTTCAAGCCTGGAAATCGAGTCCTTTGAACTCGTTTTCTAAGCTTACAAACCGACAGTTTTGAACTCGATTTCTGCCTACGTGGCCACTCCACTAACTGAGAGCAAAACCTAGAAATCAACCCCTCTTCACTCGAATTGCTAGAAACCAAAATAGTTTAAAACGTTTCctaactaatgatattgtttgggttttgttgttattttctaaaaaatcccTGAGTTTTACTGCAATACTTCGGGGGCTAAAGGGAAACAATAATGCTAATAACGCTATTTTTCACTACTTGGTAAAGTGAAAAGTTGTGATtgaaataacattatttttatatagattcACTGTTAAAACATTTTTATCATATATTCACCAGAATTCACAACAGGATTCCTCAAtatttattaaagaaagaagTGAGAAGTTTTATCACTTGACTAATTGAAGGGAAAATGTAGGATTAGATTAGGGTGGGTCTCTGCCGCTGCCTCCTGAAaggtttttgcattttttttcaccatttatatgatgattcaaaaaattgataaaaaaatttaaattacatattatttatataaatggaaaatatgttattaaaaagactttttttaatatatcataATCGGTTgactaatttgaacttatttaaggataatttttttttttaaatgtacacCTCCATTCTAAGGAACACATTTAACATGTAATATTAAGTTTaaatcattatatatgtttagatttgtagtatttttttttctttccaaatataagtataatgtttatattattgaaacttgaattttacgGTAATCTTTTAAATTGATTGAAGGCCAATTAGTtcaaaatggactgaagtggGCCGAGATGGATGAAATGACCAAATTGGACCACCTAAGTGGATTGAATGatctcttttttaaaatttggcaaGCCCAGTGGACTGAATGAGATTGAATTGGACCTTAAGTTGACCAAAATGTTATGCTAATGTAGTTTAAAAGGAACctagcaacaataaatgttaggacttcaacttttaaatattatatatggaTGATTTAATAAATCATGTGATTAGAACATATTTGAATTGTCTTGACAGTGCTGTTAGAGGTTTTTCTGAATTAGTTGAGgaaaaatttttgaattatgaaatttattgactCAGAAAGATTAGGTTggatatatatatgagatgagtttaagttacatatttttaaaaccattggatttaagtagattcAACAGTTAAAAACAGACcctcattaatgctaatattctaaTTAATCTCATTTATTATCCCTTATTTAATACATTCCATACAtatttctaaacccaaaaaaaaaaaaaaaaaaattatggttgattttctctctctactacatgtctctttctctttatctttgcacgtttctctctctatctcctcCACGGCTTTTCCAAGGTCGCCggtagcaacaaaaaaaaaaaacacttaacaTTTTCTCCAGTTGAACTGAAACAATGATTATTactgagattttatttttcttttcattgtttaaTATGTTCTCTAGTTATGCTAGACTAGCTTGAATCCCCAGTAATCTTCACAGAAAGATGGcccttgaattttttcaaagaacttaACATTAgcctaaattatatatatatatatatatataatcacatCAAAGTTATTAGAgtcttcaaattaaaattttgctatatagtctccaaatgaaaattttgtattcactatTTCTTTAATTAGTACTAACCACAACACTTTCCTTCATCAATATCTTTTGTCTCCtgtgacattttctttttatgatatCTTCGGCCAACCATGCCACTCTCTTATGGTCATCAAAGTTGCTGTCGACAATCCACTATTCATCGTTGTCCATTGTTATTGTCAATGTTTGTCTTACATGCATATCCAATCTAAGATCATGGCATTTCAATTCATGTCAAGCTCATGGTAAATGACAACTATTAATTAATGATGGATGGGGGCCAAAAGATGACTATTGTGGCTAGAGGACAATGCACCAGTGACTAGAGGATACCAACAAAAGAAGGGTGGCTCAAGGATTGCATATGCATGTAAGACAAACATTGACAATAACAATGAACAACGACGAATAGTGGATTGTCGGCAACAACTCCGATGACAATAAGAGAGTGGCATGGTTGGCCGAAGatatcataaaaagaaaatgtcacaGGAGACAAAAGATATTGATGAAGAAAAGTGTTGTGGTTAGTACTAATTAAAGAAAtagagaatacaaaattttcatttggagaCTGTAATAACTTTGATGtgattatatagtttttttttttttttttaatatattttattttatataagctaatgttaagttctttgaaaaaattcaagggCCTTCTTTCTATGACGATTACTAGGGATTCAAGTCAGTCTAGCATAACTAGAGAACATAAtaaacaatgaaaagaaaaataaaatctcagtAATAATCATTGCTTCAGTTCAACTGGAGAACATGTTaagtgctttttttttggttgctgtCGGCAACTTGGCCGTGGAGGTGGAAAAGCCGTGgaggagatagagagagaaacatgcaaagataaagagaaagagacatgcagtggagagagaaaatcaaccgtataaatttttttgggtttagaaataTGTATGGAatgtattaaataaaagataataaattagattaattagaatattagcattaatgagagttttttttttaattgttggatctacttaaattcaatggtttaaaaaaggtgtaacttgaacccatatctctctctctctctctctctctctctctctctctctctctctctctatacatacatatatatatatatattaaatgtagATTTTAGATAGTTCATTGTCGGTTATTCATGGAGGGCGTTGGAGTCTGTAGCCAAATTATTTCTGGGTGAAAAGCGGGTCAGTCATAAATGTggataaaaatacaattatacctagacaaattgaagttttaaaaaatattactccctccgtcccaatttgtttgtcatgtttgaaaagtcaaattttttaagggaatatcatttattgtcttgtctgctttataaaaatgtataagtttacaaaactacccttaattaaatttatctacttttttaaaaaaaaattattcttaatgaggcaactaaaaaggtgccccaattaaattgatttttttaaatattagttagttttcttttcaaatagttttgaaaataaagtagaggtataataggaacattagtatactaataatttttatttttagaaacaggacaatattttgagacatcctactaaaatggaatagaggacaaacaaactgGGACGGAAGTAGTAATACATATAAACTCTGCATAAAGCAGAACTTAACCTGTGAGTTTTTAAAGCTAAAAAGAGCTTTACAAGGaaatactaaaatttgaaacttttagaAAAGCTCTATAAAATTCAGAATCCGAATTTTATAAGTTAATAGCTATAAAACACTATTTCACAGGTAAAGTTTTAAGGGGtatttggtacatgtgtttgaaaacatgtgttttgttatttgaaaacatgtgtgaaaatatgtatgggtaaaaaagtgtataaaaatgtgtgtaatgttgtttaaaaactgaaaacatgtgtttaaacaagTCTACCAAACGGCTCTTTAGTTTCTACCGCAATGTCATAAAGAGAAAACGATAAAAAATTTCGTGATCCTACATAGATGTTGTCGGCTAAGTTGGACAACAAAGATAGGACAACGCGTATCATGAACTCACTTGCGCTATCCACACAAACAAACTTTAACTAACCAAAAACCCATTCACGTATATTATAAAACTGTGCCTAGAAGCTAGAATTGTCTCAGAAGATCAGATTAGAAATAAAGGCAAAATGGGGGTCTCATTTCTCTCAACTATCTCACCTTTGCTTCCACCTGTTCCTGTCCCATTTCTCACCACAACTACAACCAACAGATTCCCATCTTATGCAGTGAGTTTTCCATGCCTATCTGAAAGTGATTGTTTATAAAACAGAAAGTAATTACCACATTGTTTTTCAGTGTGTTTGAGTTTATTATTCCATCATTTGCATTTATATGAGAAATGGGTTACAGTTTATCATATATTGTTGTTACATAGCTATGTcaagtgtgtgtttgtgtgtcaAATTGTTCGATACCACAATTGTGCTTGCTTACCTTAATTGTAAAGAAATATCAGGTTACAGTTCGTTGTAATAAAATGGAAATTGATGCTACTGCTGAGGATGAGGATCGGATTTGTCGAAGGGACATTCTTAAATGTGCTGGTGTTACCATTGGCATGGTGAGAGCATTGCTTCTGTACTTAAATCATAAATTCTGTTTTACcagtttcacttttttggctcTGGTTTTTGAAATAGTGGTAATTGAATGAACTTTGTCTATTTGATTACTCATTTCAAGTAACACTCAAAAAATATAAGCTTTTTGATTTAATGTACCCAATTATTGGTTGagtgaaaattttcatctttcatTGAATGAAAGCTTAACAAAAGAGAGcattaagagaatgaaaattatcTATGATACTTACATAGTTACATGGTTGTGGATTGCAGCCTGCACGGATTAGTTCAATTAGTTGGCCTCATGGGGAAACCCCCATGAGGTCTCCAGTTTGAGTCTCGGGATCACCCAATATATGTGTATATGGAGTTTACTTAAGGGTGGTTATACGAAGTGCCCCTGATTTGAAGAGgttttaatcacaaaaaataaaaattgtggatTGCATGAAGTATGCCACCTTGCTAAAATGGTTAAATTGACCATTTTCAAATGTTATAAGACGTGGTGTTACTAGTGTCTTCACAAGATCTTCTATTTTTCACATGAGGGAGGGGGGATTCAAATCCAAGTTCTCCAAATAGAGGGACTGGAAAATGCCACTAAAccacaaggctcttggcaagtTCACAGGATGTTTAGTTGTGCTAAGCCAGCAAACTCTGGTAAATTATTCCATAAAGCCGGCTTGAGGCCACTTACTTTCACTGctaatttattaaattctaaCAAGAAGAATGAAACTTTCTctataatattttagaaatttcacTCAATTCAATAAAGCCTTATCCCTTCAATGAATTGCAGttgaaaaaaaatgccattACCCAAAACAATGATGATTCTAATAGCTTTCAACTGTCTGAATACTCTTCTCTTGGTTGAATCATGTATTtgcacaaacacaaaaacacatacTTAAGTAGATATACAAAACTTTGACCTAGAATGATGTTTTGATGAGTTTCTGACAAAAGTGATTTCCTTTTAGGAACTAATGGCAAGCTCAGGATTGTTTGTTGAAAAAGCTAGTGCCGCTGATTTGATACAACGGAGACAGCGCTCTGAATTTCTTTGTGAGTTCATCAAACACTACTTTTCATGCTGAAATGAGCTACTGATCCATGTTCACATCTCCTTCTTTACAGCAAATCTCAAGGGGACACTTTTTACGGCTATAAATGTAAGCCCTGCTAAGATGTAGTTATGTTTATTTAGGTATACTTTACAATTAGAATGTATTTATAGATTGAAGATGACTCTCATAATacctttttataattttatcacTTGTTATATCTGTTGTTGTATCAGGGAAATGTTGAGCTTATTCCATCATTATTAACTTTGGCACTGAATGATGCAATGACTTATGATAAGGTCAGAAAAAATACTTAGTTCTTTACATGGATGCTGGATAAGTcctttacaaataaaagaggaaaggaCAGTACTGATGTAATTCTGATAAATTTGTAGGCTACAAAATCTGGGGGTGCAAATGGATCCATACGCTTCAGGTACAACTTACTGCACTATCTATTTTATGTCAAAGTACAAACCTTTAGACTTCGGCCTCCTGTAATCTTAAAGTAAAATGCGGTGTGGATACTTCCTATATGCAAGCTTAAACCAGTATAAGTATGATTTCCCACTGAAGAGTCGGAAATATATGGTCTCTTGAAACCTACCTGTTAGCTGAAAATATACACTGTTTTTTACTGCTTACACTTTGTCATTTCTGGAGCCTCTTAAGTGCCAATCCACTGATTTACCCAGTTATTGAAGTCTCAAGGCCTTTAGAGTTGAGATGTGATGTGGATGGAaagtcttatttatttatttttaaaaggtgGATGTAAGTTGTTAAAGGAAATTTTAAACACTTTGGAttctttgttaattttatgaCTTTACCATtctaaattttccttttattcaCTTTAAGTGTTATTGGTTTAGCTTCTTGAAAAATTGCATTAATTTTATTCTCCACTTTTTTCTTGCCTGAAGTTCAGAGTTAAGTAGGCCTGAAAACAAGGGGATTTCTGCTGCTTTGAATTTGTTAGATGAAGCAAAGAAAGAGATAGATTCATATTCCAAGGGTggacccatttcctatgccgaTCTCATCCAATATGCAGGTTCTACATTCTAACTATCTACAAGTTTGAACCATGAACCATAGTCGTGAAGATCGACGTACCATGTATTAGTTGTACAGTGTCCTCTAGAATGAACaataaaataggtttttgaacATTTATTCATTGTTTCTGTCTAGCATGAGCTAATATGAAGAATGCAGTCTGCATGCGTGTGGATGCTCCTGACTCAGATACCTTCATTTGATGTAGCACAAGGTGTCCTCAAGTCCACATTTCTAGCTTCTGCCATTCGTAAATGTGGTGGGAATGAGGAGAAAGGGAGATTGGTATACACTGCATATGGTTCAAGTGGGCAGGTCTGTTTCTCAATTCTTGCTGTGTCATTGCTGGTGTACTCAATGTCATCCATAACATTGTGCACTACATATTGCTCAAAGCTGTGGCGACACTCTTGAAATTCAGTTGCTTTTTCCAGATACCCTCAACATCAGATTGAAGTCCTCAAACAATTACTAACGACATTTTTTAAGCTTTAACCAGATACTATGCATTCATGGCCTATTTTCAGCCTTATGAAGTGGTTAATAttccagccaaaaaaaaaaaaaagctgtggTGACACTCATGAAAATCtgtttactttttaatttttgtaaatttgaaagtgttttatttttggtttatggACTTATAAGTTTCTATTTCAGTAAGTGTGTAATAGCAGTACTTTTTCAATCACTCTGTTTTTTCAAGATGGAAGACACAATCTGACTTGCACTTATTAATTAGAATGAAAGAATGTTCAATTTTTTAGTGTCTGTTCAGTATAACTAAGAAGTCTGCACAGCTAGGATGCAAGCCACGGCTTTGTTCACTGATTCACTTGCCATATTATTACACATCAAGCTAACTTACTgccacactctctctctctctctctctctcaaccctAAGTCGGTAATGGGCTTGTTGGAATTTTCTCCTACTCTTTcaatatcttatattttttctgAAATGTTTGTTCTtggttgtaattgctttaattggTTAGGTAAAAGCAATCATCATGGCTCAATTATAATTGACAAATCGGACATTTAGTAGAAATATTGGATCTGTATTTGATGCAATTATACAAATGTTATTGGGTACAGTGGGGCTTGTTTGACAAGCAATTTGGAAGGGCAGACACCCAAGAACCAGATCCAGAAGGTAGGGTTCCCCTATGGGTGAACGCAAGTGTGAAGGAAATGAAAGACAAGTTCATAGCTATTGGCTTTGGTCCTCGCCAGGTATTTTTTCAACTATACTACTTTTTGTTGCTGCAATTGTATTTCAGGTTTTAATTTCTTTACCAAATAATTATTTGTACTTATTACTTGTGACCCAAAATATAGCACCTCAAAAATGCAACCACAGCCAAatgtgttaaattcaaattgagaGTAAGATGCTTTGCTGATTTCATGGTGTAAGCTATGTTGGAACCCAAACCTACTACTACTACTTGTAGGGATTTTTATCTTCTATGGAACAAATTGTTGCTCGTTCCATGTTAAGACTCATATTTTGGATGCATTGTACTTTCTTTTTAATACAAACTAGCCGTGAACTCGcgcgttgcgcgtgataattatttttatggtggttttattaaatttttttttacaatttaaactaatctaataatgagtaatgtatttcgtaattatatttttatttattataagaaaaatcataaatgtaatataggaacaatccaaaacaccaaaaaaacgtaaactaaaaaaaattaataaaacttaacaatgattaattgaaccaatattaggataaaattttgtttctgataatctattaaggttattttctttgtagaaattataatttcggccacccaaaacatattataaaataaaaaattattagcaaaatctaagaattaaatttatatacatgcattgttataaaataataataattaaaataaaattgcaaaagttaaaaatttgtcacctatccgattattttcatttggctaacctttgcttttctttaaatgaatggcattatagagtgcttctaatacaactattaagagtactttgtccaccacaaaggattagaaaataaacaaaaattagtaaagtctcatagtctaacatctaaattgagcactataaaaaatatgatatgtaacagaataaataccaaatcacgctatataatagaataatattatatttttatatgctatatttaattcttttgaatgcaataggataacatttaacaatcaaagagaataaataaataattaaaaaaaaaaaacaacaacaacaatttaaaaaacaaaactaaatcgcattaacccaaaatagagttttaaagaatataaaaaattatcaacctaaagtagagatgtgagaaaaattaaaaaaaaaaaatccaccaaaaaatttagagagagagagagagagagagagagagagagagagagagagagagagaaaactatgcatagaatagaagcataatgacaaatttatagtaaaatggTGTGAATaataagagacaaaaataaaggaagatgaagggaaagaggaagaatgatattaatgtagaggatagtgggggagatgaaaaggtaagggagcgAGAAAAATTGtagaagtagtggggagatgaaatggtaagggagagagaaaggttggagaagtgtaaatattaaaaaaaaataaatgttaaaacaattataggaaaattggaaaggaaaaaaaaccctaaagatTGAAAGGCTTCAacgacgttttttttttttttttttttttaagctgaaaaggctcacacaaaaccctaaaactgaACGAAAACGCTTCGGGTTGAGCTTGATATTGGAACTAAATAATTAAGAGGTGGGctaaattaattatatagatttattatagggtgatagtggaagtaaataaataagtagtgggttGCATTTATAaggctgaaaattgtaaaaaccattttaaaattgttggacaattttttttttttttaaatgacgtggcagctgatgtggcgcaacGTGAGAGTAGCAGCATTAAACGTTaggtttcagcttttagtaatatatagatatagatgacATTAATATAACCTTTCCTTTcaataaacaaatcaaatggCAAAGCGCAGTCAAGGGCTGAAAATGaaacatataacaaaaataaaatttggggtATCTTTTTATTCAAGCTAAAGAAACCTTGAGTAAGTCTGTTCCATTTGATAGTCATTATTATTCACtaatgtttgttttgttgtctATCCAGCTAGCTGTGATGTCGGCATTCCTGGGTCCAGATCAGGCTGCCACTGAGGCATTATTGGCCACCGATCCAGATGTTTCTCGATGGGTTCAGAAATATCAACGTAGTCAAGAAACAGTATCTGAGACCGATTATGAGGTTAGTAACATTTTCTTAACACCCCTTACCAAAAGGGCAATATAAAGGACTTAACTTTATGCTGTTAATTTAGTTATCTTGATTAtaacttggaagaaaaatcaaaacattttaTACCATATTTATTGTGCCATTGCCAAAATAGATCTATCaactttttgtttgaaattgaGCAAGATTGATGTAACTTCTTACTTCCCATGAATGCAAATTGTTTCTCTTTCAGGTTGATCTGATCACCACTCTCACAAAATTAAGTAGCTTGGGTCAGCAAATCAACTACGAGGCATATACTTATCCTGTTCAAAGAGTTGATTTGAGCAAACTCAAATTATAGAGGAAGTAAATAGCCTTTGCCAAGCAGCAGTAGCACTGCAGGGAGGGGGCTTATTTCTTGGAACAATTTAATGCTAAAACAACTACTAGCTTTCAGTTTTTATGGTGACCCTTTTGCAGAATGGTTGTTTTTGAGATAAATGACACTTTATAATGAGGTAttttatacaaataaaaaaaatcaatgaatcaATTGTTCAATCCAAATGTTccatttttaaataaacaaaagcaaagaaaagggATGGCATAAcaaagttcttttttcttttttatttattattttttataatcaagagatcttttttattgaaacaaGCTGGTGTAAACCAAAAAACACAGTATAGACAAGAACAGCCACTATATATTCATAATTGCGTTGAATAAGGGACTTGGGATCAATTTCTCTTACACAAAAAAAGGAACGCATTTGTATATTTGTCTGAtggtaaatactaaatagtaaTCATCATTGAATGGATAGTATAAGCATCTTTTGTCCATTTGAAGTTTTACATATGACATAAAGAAAATTAGAGCTCCAATTGGTTTGCTAATTTCTGTTTGGTAAAGAATACATTGAACAGTTTTTAAAAGATGGGGAGTTCATAATCAAAATAGTTTTATCTTAGGAAGGTAAAATTCTAAGGCTATTACACCATGCAAAATGTGAATCACCGGTTTAAAAGGTG is a genomic window of Quercus lobata isolate SW786 chromosome 2, ValleyOak3.0 Primary Assembly, whole genome shotgun sequence containing:
- the LOC115973880 gene encoding thylakoid lumenal 29 kDa protein, chloroplastic-like isoform X1; protein product: MGVSFLSTISPLLPPVPVPFLTTTTTNRFPSYAKYQVTVRCNKMEIDATAEDEDRICRRDILKCAGVTIGMELMASSGLFVEKASAADLIQRRQRSEFLSNLKGTLFTAINGNVELIPSLLTLALNDAMTYDKATKSGGANGSIRFSSELSRPENKGISAALNLLDEAKKEIDSYSKGGPISYADLIQYAAQGVLKSTFLASAIRKCGGNEEKGRLVYTAYGSSGQWGLFDKQFGRADTQEPDPEGRVPLWVNASVKEMKDKFIAIGFGPRQLAVMSAFLGPDQAATEALLATDPDVSRWVQKYQRSQETVSETDYEVDLITTLTKLSSLGQQINYEAYTYPVQRVDLSKLKL
- the LOC115973880 gene encoding thylakoid lumenal 29 kDa protein, chloroplastic-like isoform X2, with translation MGVSFLSTISPLLPPVPVPFLTTTTTNRFPSYAVTVRCNKMEIDATAEDEDRICRRDILKCAGVTIGMELMASSGLFVEKASAADLIQRRQRSEFLSNLKGTLFTAINGNVELIPSLLTLALNDAMTYDKATKSGGANGSIRFSSELSRPENKGISAALNLLDEAKKEIDSYSKGGPISYADLIQYAAQGVLKSTFLASAIRKCGGNEEKGRLVYTAYGSSGQWGLFDKQFGRADTQEPDPEGRVPLWVNASVKEMKDKFIAIGFGPRQLAVMSAFLGPDQAATEALLATDPDVSRWVQKYQRSQETVSETDYEVDLITTLTKLSSLGQQINYEAYTYPVQRVDLSKLKL